From Pyrenophora tritici-repentis strain M4 chromosome 1, whole genome shotgun sequence, the proteins below share one genomic window:
- a CDS encoding glycosyl transferase has translation MPSPSDHPYGSAVPSQRAEYFDRPAATRRSSEIIPSPTQDVTVPAHLLRTVGKLGSKRDNTHTTHAGGWEPSQENPFLDPERMGSLRRNHTQGSAHLERTDTQGERKRHSRLSWFSNSGKRNSHMSGLASPTEEDENPRAYRTLSYIQGDNEILSTPRMSRAPSRENLKRSSSTSKWSDSDPFASKANSIRSNPFATENNSARTSVDNLPRQPAATHDGMPQRKGTVRTIVDRIVPDALQRSMTNASYFKRSEMYGTYEKAKKKGVDIQRKKWVQNTFEGSIYLFLVLFVYFVLIGLPLWKGAVWWMYWVVQTKFVLPGGFGITLGIALFYAYAPLLILFEKDPPPADTSGETKIQSNVSDTCLMIPCYKSAGLIANTLEAALKIFPPSHIFVIANGNSPTPLDNTEEVCRPYGVNHIWSPIGSKIVAQFVGCYAAKAFKNVLLIDDDCALPDNFPVVTERLTGRVMCIGYTIKSVGPNSSKGNLCQQAQDLEYKLSGIQREFAGKVGSATFPHGAISLWDRELLVKTFHEHPGFSVSEDWFFGHVARKLGSRIKMCSHVFVETETPTAVFISSGGSRGGFGEMTIFSQRFKRWNFFFVNGMYYNMAYIFGSWKLGWWEVGAKIFVFQEVYETLLYLLTPFILPISFIVRPSFCGYLLAATIVMYLINVIIFNEVHLRKKNERVGWQLMYVYYLPYKIVLTFVNVASCYWSLYKYARYFAKRHPKVIEDEKAVECVIRLEEEQACGVGRRLTVRTVGQRGRGNSEDDEVRGSADLDRVDTGGGISYAIITEPEHAHSPGLHPPQFTGASRPSSEQLRSEGVVAKDYFAEAAERQKRLSQVNEKC, from the exons ATGCCGTCTCCTTCAGATCACCCATACGGGTCTGCCGTACCTTCCCAAAGAGCAGAGTATTTTGATAGACCTGCTGCTACCCGTCGATCCAGCGAGATCATCCCCTCTCCTACTCAAGATGTCACAGTTCCCGCACATCTGCTCCGCACTGTGGGTAAACTCGGATCGAAGCGGGACAACACACACACCACACACGCCGGTGGATGGGAGCCCTCACAAGAAAACCCATTCCTCGATCCGGAGCGGATGGGAAGCTTACGTCGCAATCACACTCAAGGCTCTGCCCACCTCGAGCGGACGGATACACAGGGCGAACGAAAGAGGCACAGCAGATTATCATGGTTCAGCAACAGTGGCAAGAGGAATTCACACATGAGTGGACTAGCATCACCCACTGAAGAAGACGAAAACCCAAGAGCCTACAGAACTCTCTCTTACATCCAGGGCGACAACGAAATTCTATCCACCCCTCGAATGAGTCGTGCTCCTTCGCGTGAGAACCTCAAGAGGAGTTCCAGCACATCCAAATGGTCTGATAGTGATCCCTTTGCGTCCAAGGCAAACTCTATCCGAAGCAATCCTTTCGCAACAGAGAACAACTCGGCCCGCACATCAGTGGACAACTTGCCCCGACAACCTGCGGCTACACACGATGGCATGCCCCAACGGAAAGGAACAGTGCGAACTATCGTTGACCGTATAGTGCCTGATGCTCTCCAGCGAAGTATGACGAATGCATCTTACTTCAAGAGAAGCGAAATGTACGGAACATATgagaaggcgaagaagaagggtgTTGACATCCAGCGAAAGAAGTGGGTGCAGAATACTTTCGAGGGTTCCATCTACCTGTTCTTGGTTCTTTTCGTGTACTTTGTTCTCATCGGCTTGCCTTTGTGGAAAGGCGCCGTTTGGTGGATGTACTGGGTGGTACAAACCAAGTTTGTTCTACCTGGTGGATTTGGTATTACCCTCGGAATCGCGCTATT CTACGCATACGCTCCTCTTCTCATCCTCTTCGAGAAAGACCCTCCGCCTGCCGACACGAGTGGTGAAACCAAGATTCAGTCCAACGTCTCAGATACCTGCCTCATGATTCCATGCTACAAGTCTGCAGGACTCATTGCCAACACACTCGAAGCCGCTTTGAAGATCTTCCCTCCGTCTCACATCTTCGTCATCGCCAACGGAAACAGTCCCACACCGCTCGACAACACTGAAGAGGTCTGTCGCCCATATGGTGTGAACCATATTTGGTCACCTATCGGTTCCAAAATCGTTGCTCAATTCGTTGGCTGCTATGCTGCAAAGGCATTCAAGAACGTTCTGCTCATCGACGATGACTGCGCTCTCCCTGACAACTTCCCTGTCGTCACCGAACGTCTGACCGGCAGAGTAATGTGCATCGGCTACACTATCAAAAGTGTCGGCCCCAACTCATCGAAAGGAAACCTTTGCCAGCAGGCCCAGGATCTCGAGTACAAGCTCAGCGGTATTCAGCGCGAGTTTGCAGGCAAAGTCGGATCCGCCACCTTCCCTCACGGCGCCATCTCACTTTGGGACCGTGAACTTCTCGTTAAGACCTTCCATGAACACCCGGGCTTCAGCGTCTCTGAGGATTGGTTTTTTGGTCACGTCGCCCGCAAACTGGGATCGCGCATCAAGATGTGCTCGCACGTCTTTGTCGAAACGGAAACCCCGACCGCAGTCTTCATCTCCAGCGGCGGCTCGCGCGGTGGCTTCGGCGAAATGACAATTTTCAGCCAACGCTTTAAGCGATGgaacttcttcttcgtcaacGGAATGTACTACAACATGGCCTACATCTTCGGTAGCTGGAAACTCGGGTGGTGGGAGGTCGGCGCAAAGATTTTCGTCTTCCAAGAA GTCTACGAAACTCTCCTTTACCTACTCACGCCATTCATTCTCCCCATTTCCTTTATTGTGCGTCCTTCCTTCTGTGGTTACCTCCTCGCCGCTACAATCGTCATGTACCTCATCAACGTCATCATCTTCAACGAGGTTCACCTCCGCAAGAAGAACGAGCGCGTAGGCTGGCAGCTCATGTACGTGTACTACCTACCGTACAAGATCGTCTTGACCTTTGTCAACGTCGCAAGCTGCTACTGGTCTCTCTACAAGTACGCCCGTTACTTCGCAAAGCGTCATCCCAAGGTCATCGAAGACGAAAAGGCCGTCGAGTGCGTCATCCGTCTCGAAGAGGAACAAGCTTGCGGTGTTGGTCGTCGCCTTACTGTTCGCACGGTTGGACAGAGAGGCCGTGGTAACTCTGAGGACGACGAGGTGCGTGGCTCGGCGGATCTCGATCGTGTCGACACGGGTGGTGGCATCTCGTATGCTATCATCACTGAGCCTGAACATGCGCACTCTCCTGGTCTGCATCCCCCACAGTTCACGGGTGCCAGTCGCCCGAGCAGTGAGCAGCTGAGGAGCGAGGGTGTTGTTGCGAAAGATTACTTTGCTGAGGCTGCCGAAAGGCAGAAGCGGTTGAGCCAAGTGAACGAAAAGTGCTAA
- a CDS encoding DUF3829 domain containing protein has protein sequence MSRRFATYGGLAAVGGATYYLYSAGGDPKLAEKKAEHDAATAARKLRGDYPGQDKELKKAGEEGYEAVRARAEQYADQARAEAKKAEQKLDTYSRDAKKQYEDAKLIAEKEFHAAGKQVNAAANKFDAVVEDKAAKTSSWFGGWFGGK, from the exons ATGTCTCGCAGATTCGCTACATACGGTGGTCTCGCTGCTGTTGGTGGTGCCACCTACTACCTCTACAGCGCTGGAGGTGACCCAAAGCTCGCAGAGAAGAAGGCTGAGC ACGATGCTGCGACTGCCGCACGCAAGCTAAGAGGCGATTACCCTGGCCAAGACAAGGAATTGAAAAAGGCTGGTGAGGAGGGTTACGAGGCAGTACGTGCCCGCGCCGAGCAATAC GCCGACCAAGCCAGGGCGGAAGCCAAGAAGGCTGAGCAAAAGTTAGACACCTATAGCAGAGATGCGAAGAAACAGTATGAGGATGCTAAGCTCATTGCTGAGAAGGAGTTTCATGCAGCTGGCAAGCAGGTCAACGCTGCGGCAAACAAGTTCGATGCCGTCGTAGAGGACAAGGCCGCCAAGACATCGTCATGGTTTGGCGGATGGTTCGGCGGAAAGTAG
- a CDS encoding CAP10 domain containing protein: MHPAVSILADNVVAPLLFSVLAAVGHVHTPAQHSLLITTISWLIVWVPTVFWVGIYSNSSRPKRKTSWLAGALLALSAICDRAACDKHGIGATKAFLPFFAVLFSESELLAKHLALPTHAVPDSPAVESKTLLDRRSHTDSYGTLAVLTVAASAALGIYTLSSTFVIGLSSAIFAAAGLVILESTIRATGEEGEGSRRGLVSANGSIARRASVSVTQRTQRLAVLRDVAMATAAVCGAACLLMEPSLTASSISWEPVYSQYDREWRDVHNFRILQRFLWMLPVNAIVNLLTFIMIFKFGAVATTLLTVFSHIGAKLHSVLTFSFVLFTLIYDSAALLYFFESPYSSITIDLRHSKRLRLVVIVVTVLAMGSLLFGRFNTSQIRLDGSATSFPVNPPQSLLAPVPIDLSKGHPAAQLIAAAEADFQNTLKRQSKSLGEAVQEYRRRNGISPPPHFDKWYEFARRNNVIMIDEYDTINEMLLPFWALKPATIRSRIASALGHEDSALLAVAVRHGAVENFQGGEEWQQQATIGMMKPFVQYLPDMDLGFNMHDEPRVVVPNDLLASMVAKARDETLPRAAKNTAPRNAFSNRPDDMNDGTRFIESSTTKFNRFAHQQTWTHSRLSCSANTQAQTFEDYAADNLTAYATSELGFIYNTTAFSDICNSPSLSSTYGFFERPNAFSIIHELTPIFSQSKISSFQDILYPSPWYWIGKVGYDEAHDTTWENKTNSLYWRGSTTGGFSRNGGWRRQHRQRVVQRINAPDTAQILEPVAAAPNAKPATTKYKVTDVDRKALRNLIDVHFSHVGQCDPGDCDAQKEFFKVTERVDGQDAWYYKHLLDMDGNAFSGRFYSFLKSRSLTYKMALFREWHTEWLKPWVHYIPLSLRGDEHLDLVRWFSGTHVFDDDEDGKKDRSDADE; the protein is encoded by the exons ATGCACCCGGCCGTCTCCATACTTGCCGATAATGTCGTCGCTCCACTGCTCTTCAGCGTCCTGGCAGCCGTCGGACACGTGCACACGCCTGCACAACACTCGCTCCTCATCACGACGATATCATGGCTAATTGTATGGGTGCCGACAGTCTTCTGGGTGGGCATATATTCAAACAGTAGCAGGCCAAAGAGAAAGACGAGCTGGCTGGCTGGCGCACTGCTGGCCCTGTCCGCCATATGCGACCGCGCGGCATGCGACAAGCACGGCATTGGGGCGACAAAG GCTTTTCTTCCCTTCTTCGCCGTCCTCTTCTCCGAGAGTGAACTCCTCGCCAAGCATCTCGCATTACCTACCCACGCCGTGCCCGATAGTCCTGCGGTCGAGTCCAAGACACTCTTGGACCGACGAAGCCATACCGATTCATATGGTACGCTGGCAGTACTAACCGTCGCTGCGAGTGCTGCGCTCGGCATTTACACTCTGTCCAGCACGTTTGTCATTGGGCTGAGCAGCGCCATATTTGCGGCCGCCGGGCTGGTCATACTCGAGTCCACGATAAGAGCGACAGGGGAAGAGGGCGAGGGTAGCAGACGCGGACTTGTGTCTGCCAATGGGTCCATTGCGCGGCGTGCCTCGGTGAGCGTCACCCAGAGGACACAGCGACTGGCTGTGCTGAGAGATGTCGCCATGGCTACTGCGGCCGTTTGTGGTGCTGCCTGCCTTCTCATGGAGCCATCATTGACTGCCAGCTCCATTTCTTGGGAGCCTGTATATTCACAGTATGACCGTGAGTGGAGAGACGTGCATAATTTCCGCATTCTGCAGCGTTTTCTTTGGATGTTGCCAGTGAACGCTATTGTAAATCTTCTTACATTCATCATG ATCTTCAAGTTTGGCGCTGTAGCTACAACTCTGTTGACTGTATTTTCGCACATCGGTGCAAAACTGCACTCGGTCCTGACCTTTTCGTTTGTCCTTTTCACCCTTATATACGACTCCGCAGCGCTACTCTACTTTTTCGAATCGCCATATTCGTCGATAACTATAGACTTGCGACACTCCAAGCGGTTAAGATTGGTCGTCATAGTCGTCACTGTCTTAGCAATGGGATCTTTGCTATTTGGCCGCTTCAATACAAGCCAAATCAGGCTTGATGGTTCCGCTACCTCATTCCCTGTCAATCCTCCTCAGTCATTGCTCGCCCCAGTACCCATTGATCTGAGCAAGGGACATCCGGCCGCTCAACTGATCGCTGCGGCTGAAGCAGACTTCCAAAATACTCTCAAGCGGCAATCAAAGTCTTTGGGCGAAGCAGTTCAAGAATATCGCCGCCGGAACGGAATATCGCCGCCTCCACATTTTGATAAATGGTACGAATTTGCTAGACGAAATAATGTCATCATGATCGACGAGTACGATACCATCAACGAGATGCTGTTGCCATTCTGGGCGCTCAAGCCGGCAACTATTCGTTCACGTATTGCAAGTGCCCTAGGCCATGAAGATAGTGCACTTCTTGCGGTCGCGGTGCGCCATGGGGCAGTAGAGAACTTCCAGGGCGGGGAAGAGTGGCAACAACAAGCTACCATTGGTATGATGAAGCCGTTCGTACAGTATCTACCCGACATGGACCTGGGCTTCAACATGCACGACGAGCCACGGGTCGTTGTGCCTAACGATCTCCTGGCGTCTATGGTAGCCAAAGCCCGGGATGAGACTCTTCCGCGCGCTGCGAAAAACACTGCGCCTCGCAACGCCTTCTCGAATCGTCCCGACGATATGAACGACGGGACACGTTTCATTGAATCGAGCACGACCAAGTTTAATCGCTTCGCGCATCAACAGACATGGACGCATTCACGGCTGTCATGCTCTGCCAATACACAAGCTCAGACATTCGAAGACTATGCTGCTGACAACCTTACTGCATATGCCACGAGCGAGCTTGGGTTCATCTACAACACGACGGCCTTTTCTGATATCTGCAATTCACCTTCGCTTTCCTCAACGTATGGGTTTTTTGAGCGCCCGAACGCCTTCAGTATCATCCACGAACTCACGCCCATCTTTTCGCAGTCTAAGATCTCCAGCTTCCAGGACATCTTGTATCCTAGCCCTTGGTACTGGATTGGTAAAGTAGGCTATGATGAAGCGCACGACACGACCTGGGAGAACAAGACGAACAGTCTGTACTGGCGCGGCTCCACAACGGGTGGCTTCAGTCGCAACGGCGGATGGCGACGCCAGCACCGCCAACGTGTTGTCCAACGGATCAACGCGCCCGATACCGCTCAAATCCTTGAGCCAGTAGCCGCAGCACCAAATGCAAAGCCAGCTACCACAAAATACAAAGTCACCGACGTCGATCGCAAAGCGCTCCGAAACCTCATCGACGTCCATTTCTCCCACGTCGGCCAATGCGACCCTGGAGATTGTGATGCGCAAAAAGAATTCTTCAAAGTTACAGAGCGTGTCGATGGCCAGGACGCGTGGTATTACAAGCACCTACTCGACATGGACGGCAATGCCTTCTCCGGCCGTTTCTACAGTTTTCTCAAAAGCCGTAGTTTAACCTACAAAATGGCCCTCTTCCGAGAATGGCATACTGAATGGCTCAAACCCTGGGTCCACTATATTCCGCTAAGTCTCCGCGGCGACGAGCATTTAGATCTTGTGCGCTGGTTCAGCGGCACGCACGTCTTtgatgacgacgaggatgGGAAGAAGGACAGAAGCGATGCTGATG AGTGA
- a CDS encoding mediator RNA polymerase II transcription subunit 10 produces the protein MATIDPEVAIVTVEAQLKDIVQNLYNLIVQAYDHHGSKTQEAMKREIQVLVQNLVQLSRTAPSIQINIPPEVMSYVENSRNPDIFTREFVETVQRMNQMLNGRVDAYRMLQEQLARQVSSAIPELKEDVSSLVEATGGRVTV, from the exons ATGGCCACGATAGATCCTGAAG TGGCGATAGTGACCGTGGAAGCGCAACTAAAAGACATTGTGCAGAACCTCTACAACCTTATCGTGCAAGCGTACGATCACCATGGCAGTAAGACACAAGAGGCCATGAAGCGTGAGAT CCAAGTCCTCGTCCAGAACCTAGTACAACTGTCGCGAACGGCTCCTTCGATACAGATCAATATCCCACCGGAGGTCATGAGTTATGTTGAAAACTCGAGGAACCCCGATATCTTCACCCGCGAATTTGTTGAGACTGTGCAAAGAATGAATCAAATGCTAAACGGCCGAGTCGACGCATACCGCATGTTGCAGGAACAACTCGCGCGGCAAGTCTCTAGCGCCATCCCAGAACTTAAGGAAGACGTTTCCTCTCTAGTCGAGGCTACCGGAGGCAGGGTGACAGTCTAA
- a CDS encoding KptA, RNA:NAD 2'-phosphotransferase: MARGGRGGGSRNPGNQPREVQVSRKISWLLRHGASQEGLNLGKGGYVNVQDALNTHALKSLRITFVELRDIVANNDKQRFSMIPASSLDQVPADDNTTDQPAPEQPFPSISDSDNPADYLIRANQGHSIKVDSEGLLVPITKETGNIPDTVVHGTDERAWNLILKGGGLRRMGRNHIHFASGLPAGFKALDSSSASTEEKEAAPVISGMRKNSSVLIYVDIETAMAAGIKFFVSENGVILTEGDENGLLSYTFFKLVESRKKDGGVLMSDGKLPEGVVVNVEEWEAEIGDGKRGNRGGRGGRGGRGGRGRGGKARAGEDAKDTTAEA, encoded by the exons ATGGCAAGAGGCGGCCGGGGTGGAGGTAGTCGCAACCCAGGGAATCAGCCAAGAGAAGTGCAAGTATCGAGAAAGATCAGTTGGCTGCTGAGGCATGGTGCCAGTCAAGAAGGATTGAACTTGGGCAAGGGTGGCTATGTCAATGTGCAGGACGCG CTCAACACCCACGCCCTGAAGAGCCTGAGAATCACATTCGTAGAACTCCGCGACATAGTCGCAAACAACGACAAACAGCGCTTCTCCATGATCCCCGCATCATCACTCGACCAAGTCCCAGCCGACGACAACACCACTGATCAGCCAGCCCCGGAACAACCGTTCCCAAGCATCTCCGACTCCGACAACCCAGCAGACTACCTGATCCGCGCAAACCAAGGCCACTCCATCAAAGTCGACTCCGAAGGTCTCCTCGTCCCAATCACCAAAGAGACCGGCAACATCCCCGACACAGTTGTCCACGGCACCGATGAGCGTGCGTGGAACCTTATCCTCAAGGGCGGCGGCCTGCGTCGTATGGGGCGGAATCATATCCACTTTGCGTCGGGCTTGCCCGCTGGCTTCAAGGCCCTCGATTCGAGCTCTGCGTCTACAGAGGAGAAGGAAGCTGCGCCTGTCATCTCTGGTATGCGCAAGAATTCGTCTGTGCTCATCTATGTTGATATCGAGACTGCCATGGCTGCTGGTATCAAATTTTTCGTGTCGGAGAATGGCGTTATTTTGACGGAGGGGGATGAGAACGGACTGTTGTCATATACCTTCTTCAAGCTGGTGGAGAGTAGGAAGAAGGATGGGGGTGTGTTGATGAGTGATGGCAAGTTGCCCGAGGGGGTGGTTGTGAATGTCGAGGAGTGGGAGGCTGAGATCGGTGATGGCAAGAGAGGCAATAGGGGAGGACGGGGAGGAAGAGGTGGTAGAGGCGGTCGTGGTAGGGGAGGCAAGGCAAGAGCAGGTGAAGATGCGAAGGATACGACTGCCGAAGCTTAG
- a CDS encoding SnoaL-2 domain containing protein, whose product MTSYASQYPPSIDFDPAYKKFFESFYAASDTPGAQAHDEYTKYFTEDATLIMASKKVAGRAEIKSLREAMWEKVASRAHEPVKIFPFGPNADQVMLYGTVKYGLKAGGESSKDWAARAQLVKDEDGHVKLNFYQDTAA is encoded by the exons ATGACTTCCTACGCCTCCCAGTACCCGCCATCTATCGATTTTGACCCTGCGTACAAGAAGTTCTTCGAGAGCTTCTATGCCGCCTCCGACACGCCGGGAGCGCAGGCGCACGATGAATACACCAAATATTTCACGGAAGATGCAACGCTAATCATGGCTTCCAAGAAAGTCGCCGGGCGTGCAG AGATCAAATCCCTGCGCGAAGCTATGTGGGAAAAGGTTGCCAGTAGAGCGCACGAGCCTGTGAAGATATTTCCGTTTGGGCCCAACGCAGACCAAGTTATGCTGTACGGAACGGTCAAATACGGCCTCAAAGCAGGGGGCGAATCTAGCAAGGACTGGGCTGCCAGAGCGCAACTTGTCAAAGACGAAGATGGCCATGTAAAGTTGAACTTCTACCAA GATACCGCAGCTTGA